The Clostridium chauvoei genome has a window encoding:
- a CDS encoding FUSC family protein, protein MQFTLPKVGLRTIKSALSVFLCLALLPNEPFFACLTAIICLQDTVSSSIKMGINRALGTIMGATIGLGFMLICRFIAFNISSGFISKFLIYLSIAIGIIVVITSCNLVKKPGAVNVACIAFLGVTTIHAFASPLLYAVNRTFETLCGVVIAILVNKYITPPKEKHEKHEHSKEHIKSKKIA, encoded by the coding sequence ATGCAATTTACTCTACCTAAAGTCGGACTTAGAACTATAAAATCTGCACTATCAGTCTTTTTATGTTTAGCCCTATTACCAAATGAGCCATTCTTTGCTTGTTTAACAGCGATAATTTGTTTACAAGATACTGTCTCAAGCTCAATTAAAATGGGAATCAACAGAGCATTAGGAACGATTATGGGGGCAACTATCGGTCTTGGATTTATGCTCATATGCAGATTTATAGCTTTTAATATTTCATCAGGCTTTATATCTAAATTTCTAATTTATTTATCCATTGCAATAGGTATAATAGTAGTTATAACATCATGTAACTTGGTAAAGAAACCAGGTGCAGTCAACGTAGCATGTATAGCATTTTTAGGAGTTACTACTATTCATGCTTTTGCAAGCCCACTATTATATGCAGTTAATAGAACTTTTGAAACTTTATGTGGTGTTGTTATAGCAATATTAGTAAATAAATATATAACTCCACCTAAAGAAAAGCATGAAAAACATGAACATTCTAAAGAACATATTAAAAGTAAAAAAATTGCTTAA
- a CDS encoding MATE family efflux transporter, whose product MNRQERLGEEKISKLLITFSVPAIIGMLVNTLYNIVDRMFIGHIPEVGQLAITGVGVTMPIATIILGFGLLLGVGTSARVSLNLGRGHKDDAEKLIGNSLALSIIISIVIVIIGLMFSNKLLRVFGASDSTIGYAQDYINIIYFGTIFNLMGFSLNHSIRSDGNPRIEMFSMLIGAITNIVLDPIFIFGLNLGVKGAAIATVISQLVSCIWVISYFTTGKSYIKLRKENLKLEKRIVLAIVTIGMSPFSMQIAQSMVQVIANNSLRIYGGDLAIGSMAIIASITMIFAMPIIGLNQGAQPIIGYNYGAKKYHRVKETVTYGTIIATIIMIIGFLLVELFPHILISMFNKDPKLVDIATNGLRIYLCMIPFIGFQIVSSSYFQAIGKAKVSMFLSLLRQVILLIPFMIILPRVVNPALNGIWIAGAASDLLSAIITGILFYTSVRKLKEVPEIN is encoded by the coding sequence ATGAATAGACAGGAACGATTAGGAGAAGAGAAGATATCAAAACTTTTAATTACATTTTCTGTACCCGCTATAATTGGTATGCTAGTAAATACTTTATATAATATAGTAGATAGGATGTTTATAGGACATATACCAGAAGTTGGACAATTAGCAATAACAGGGGTAGGTGTAACTATGCCTATAGCAACTATTATATTAGGATTTGGGTTATTGCTTGGCGTAGGAACATCAGCAAGGGTATCTTTAAATTTAGGACGAGGGCATAAAGATGATGCAGAAAAGTTAATAGGAAATTCACTAGCATTATCAATAATAATAAGTATAGTTATAGTGATTATAGGATTAATGTTTTCAAATAAACTTTTAAGAGTGTTTGGAGCAAGTGATAGTACAATTGGTTATGCACAGGATTATATAAACATTATTTATTTTGGAACAATATTTAATCTTATGGGCTTTAGTTTAAATCATTCTATAAGAAGTGATGGAAATCCTAGAATAGAAATGTTTTCAATGCTAATTGGAGCTATAACTAATATAGTATTAGATCCAATATTTATTTTCGGATTAAACCTTGGAGTAAAAGGTGCAGCAATAGCAACAGTTATATCTCAATTAGTTAGTTGTATATGGGTTATAAGTTATTTTACAACAGGAAAAAGCTATATAAAACTTAGAAAAGAAAATTTAAAATTAGAAAAAAGAATAGTATTAGCGATTGTTACAATAGGAATGTCTCCATTTTCAATGCAAATAGCTCAAAGTATGGTGCAGGTTATTGCAAATAATTCCTTAAGAATATATGGTGGGGATTTAGCTATAGGATCAATGGCTATTATAGCAAGCATAACAATGATATTCGCTATGCCGATAATAGGATTAAATCAAGGAGCTCAACCAATTATAGGATATAATTATGGGGCTAAAAAATATCATAGAGTAAAAGAAACTGTTACTTATGGAACGATAATAGCAACTATCATAATGATAATAGGCTTTTTACTAGTTGAATTATTTCCACATATTTTAATTAGTATGTTCAATAAGGATCCTAAATTAGTAGATATAGCAACTAATGGATTAAGAATATATCTTTGTATGATACCTTTTATAGGATTTCAAATTGTAAGTTCAAGTTATTTCCAAGCGATAGGGAAAGCAAAGGTTTCGATGTTTTTAAGTCTACTAAGACAAGTTATTCTTTTAATACCATTTATGATAATATTACCTAGAGTTGTTAATCCAGCTTTAAACGGAATATGGATAGCTGGGGCAGCATCAGATTTATTATCAGCAATTATAACAGGAATTTTATTTTATACTTCTGTAAGAAAGTTAAAAGAAGTACCAGAAATTAATTAA
- a CDS encoding Crp/Fnr family transcriptional regulator, with translation MDKETLNILKDNSIFRGMSIEQIVNFTEKSNCKLNTYGKNDIIAVEQSNCDSIGLIIEGVIEIQNIYENGSSLTIQRFSRGDVFGEALVFSENHKYPATIISSTKSKVLFISKESIVESCFRDLNFLNNFMCLLSEKIIMLNNKIRNTSLKSIRQKVCNFILEQYKKQDNLTINLNINKKELAEMLGIPRPSLSRELIKLKNEEIIELSKGQINILNLDEIKI, from the coding sequence ATGGATAAAGAAACTCTAAATATTCTAAAAGATAATAGTATTTTTAGGGGAATGAGTATAGAGCAAATAGTAAACTTTACTGAAAAAAGCAACTGTAAGTTAAATACTTATGGTAAAAATGACATTATAGCAGTAGAACAATCAAACTGTGATAGCATAGGATTAATAATAGAAGGTGTTATAGAGATACAGAATATATATGAAAATGGAAGTAGTTTAACTATACAAAGATTTTCAAGAGGAGATGTTTTTGGAGAAGCTTTAGTTTTTTCAGAAAATCATAAATATCCAGCCACAATAATCTCCTCAACTAAAAGCAAAGTGCTTTTCATCTCTAAAGAAAGCATTGTAGAGTCTTGTTTTAGAGATTTAAATTTTTTAAATAATTTTATGTGTTTATTAAGTGAAAAGATTATTATGTTAAATAATAAAATACGAAATACATCTTTAAAAAGTATAAGGCAAAAAGTATGTAATTTTATATTAGAACAATACAAAAAACAAGATAATCTTACTATTAATTTAAATATAAATAAAAAAGAATTAGCAGAAATGTTAGGAATACCAAGACCTTCTTTATCTAGAGAACTTATAAAATTAAAGAATGAAGAGATAATAGAATTAAGTAAAGGACAAATAAATATTTTAAATTTAGATGAAATAAAAATATAA
- a CDS encoding aminopeptidase P family protein: MNKEFYKRNRQNVFKEIKDNSVVILFAGNAPKKTADEKYPFTPNRNFYYLTGIDEEDHILLMSKVNGEMKSCLFIKEIDPILEKWHGKSIRKEEAFEVTGVDDVDYLGNFKGALHKIITSREEFNIYLDLEKDSYDSQETLAESISREILLKYPQVNIKNIYRIIGKFRLVKSQEEIEEIQKAIDITIEGVETLMKKCKAGMKEYELEAYFDFICKTKGAKDFAFKTIAATGKNAAVLHYVDNDSELKMEDLILFDLGAQYNYYNGDISRTFPVSGKFTERQKAVYNAVLRVNERVIQAMKPGVSFIELNKQSKKWIAKECIELGLIDKEEDVSKYYYHSIGHSLGMDTHDIELNNRDVIFEAGMVYTVEPGIYIEEESIGIRIEDDVLITEDGCKVLTENMIKSVEDIEEFMLNKND; encoded by the coding sequence TTGAACAAAGAATTCTATAAAAGAAATAGACAAAACGTTTTCAAGGAGATTAAGGATAATTCTGTTGTTATATTATTTGCGGGTAATGCACCTAAGAAAACTGCGGATGAAAAATATCCTTTTACTCCAAATAGAAATTTTTATTATCTAACAGGAATAGATGAGGAAGATCATATATTACTAATGAGTAAGGTAAATGGGGAAATGAAATCTTGTTTATTCATAAAAGAGATAGATCCAATACTAGAAAAGTGGCACGGAAAATCTATAAGAAAAGAAGAAGCCTTTGAAGTAACAGGAGTAGATGATGTAGATTATTTAGGTAATTTTAAAGGGGCATTACATAAAATAATTACATCAAGGGAAGAATTTAATATATATTTAGATTTAGAAAAGGACAGCTATGATTCACAAGAAACCCTTGCAGAGAGTATTTCCAGGGAAATATTATTAAAATACCCACAAGTAAATATTAAAAATATTTATAGAATTATAGGGAAATTTAGATTAGTAAAGTCACAAGAAGAAATAGAAGAAATTCAAAAGGCTATAGATATAACAATTGAGGGTGTAGAAACTCTTATGAAAAAATGCAAAGCAGGAATGAAAGAATATGAATTAGAAGCATATTTTGATTTTATATGTAAAACTAAAGGTGCAAAAGACTTTGCATTTAAAACTATTGCAGCAACTGGTAAGAATGCAGCAGTATTACATTATGTAGATAATGATTCAGAATTAAAAATGGAAGATCTAATTTTATTTGATTTAGGGGCACAATATAATTATTATAATGGGGATATATCAAGAACTTTTCCTGTTAGTGGTAAATTTACAGAAAGACAAAAAGCAGTATATAATGCTGTTTTAAGAGTAAATGAAAGAGTTATTCAAGCTATGAAACCAGGAGTTAGCTTTATAGAATTAAATAAGCAATCAAAAAAGTGGATTGCAAAAGAGTGTATTGAGCTTGGATTAATTGATAAGGAAGAAGATGTATCAAAATATTATTACCATAGCATAGGACATAGTTTGGGAATGGATACTCATGATATAGAGTTAAATAATAGAGATGTTATATTTGAAGCTGGAATGGTATATACAGTTGAACCAGGTATTTATATAGAGGAAGAATCAATAGGAATTAGAATAGAAGATGATGTGTTAATAACAGAAGATGGATGTAAAGTTTTAACTGAAAATATGATTAAATCTGTAGAAGATATAGAAGAATTTATGTTAAATAAAAATGATTAA
- a CDS encoding dicarboxylate/amino acid:cation symporter, protein MKKFGLIPKLILSIILGIIIGSFCPKVIVGVLATFNSIFGSFLGFMIPLIIVGFVVCGIADLGKGAGKMLGLTTLIAYASTLIAGLLAYFVSSKFFPLFIHTSGTLNNAVNPEEKLVKALFTIDIPPIMSVMTALILAFLLGLGISAIKGRSLYNMASEFQQIVELTIKNLIIPLLPIHIMGIFANMTFAGEVKNVLSVFWKVFLVIIALHFTIMFIQFLLAGIAGKKNAISLLKNQIPGYLTALGTQSSAATIPVNLQCAEKNKVSKEVREFVVPLGATIHLSGSTITLTCCAIAVMLLNNMNPNPSQMMSFIAMLGVTMVAAPGVPGGAVMAALGVLQSVLGFSEAQIALMIALYITQDSFGTACNVSGDNAIAIIVDSLKNKLGLDIKKSDADDNLESTN, encoded by the coding sequence ATGAAAAAATTTGGACTTATACCAAAATTAATTTTATCAATAATATTGGGTATCATTATAGGATCTTTCTGTCCTAAGGTTATTGTAGGTGTTTTAGCTACCTTCAATTCAATATTTGGTAGTTTCTTAGGCTTTATGATTCCTTTAATTATAGTTGGATTTGTAGTTTGTGGAATTGCTGATTTAGGAAAAGGTGCTGGAAAGATGCTTGGCTTAACTACTTTAATTGCTTATGCATCAACTTTAATTGCTGGTTTACTTGCTTACTTTGTATCTTCAAAGTTTTTCCCATTATTTATACACACATCAGGTACATTAAATAATGCTGTTAACCCAGAAGAAAAGTTAGTTAAAGCTTTATTTACAATAGATATTCCACCTATTATGTCTGTTATGACAGCTTTAATTTTAGCTTTCTTATTAGGACTTGGAATATCAGCTATAAAAGGAAGATCACTTTATAATATGGCTAGTGAATTCCAACAAATAGTAGAACTAACAATTAAAAACTTAATAATTCCTTTACTTCCTATCCACATCATGGGTATATTTGCAAATATGACATTTGCAGGAGAAGTTAAAAATGTATTATCTGTATTTTGGAAGGTATTCTTAGTAATAATTGCTTTACATTTTACAATAATGTTTATTCAATTTTTATTAGCAGGTATTGCTGGTAAAAAGAATGCTATTTCATTATTAAAAAATCAAATCCCTGGTTATTTAACAGCTTTAGGAACTCAAAGTTCAGCTGCTACAATACCTGTAAATTTACAATGTGCTGAAAAAAATAAGGTTTCAAAGGAAGTAAGAGAGTTTGTTGTTCCTTTAGGTGCAACTATCCACTTATCTGGTAGTACAATAACTCTTACATGTTGTGCAATAGCAGTAATGCTTCTTAATAATATGAATCCAAACCCTAGTCAAATGATGAGTTTTATAGCTATGCTAGGTGTTACTATGGTTGCAGCTCCTGGTGTTCCTGGTGGTGCAGTAATGGCTGCTCTTGGAGTACTACAAAGTGTTTTAGGCTTCTCAGAAGCTCAAATAGCTTTAATGATTGCTTTATATATAACTCAAGATAGCTTTGGAACTGCTTGTAACGTATCAGGAGATAATGCAATTGCTATTATTGTTGATTCATTAAAAAATAAATTAGGTTTAGATATAAAGAAAAGTGATGCTGATGACAACTTAGAATCTACAAATTAG
- a CDS encoding spore maturation protein gives MFDYLTKSVIPIIVIIIITYGMFRGRKVYEWFIEGAKEGLKVCLNIFPYLLAMIVAVNIFRESNLLDMLNNLISPISEFIGLPKEVVPLVLVKPLSGSGAMGILTDILKTYGPDTNIGFIASVIMGTTETIFYTITVYFGAVQIRKIRHTIWASLFAEITAIIAAIFLVGTLIL, from the coding sequence TTGTTTGATTACTTAACTAAGAGTGTAATACCCATAATAGTAATAATAATAATTACTTATGGAATGTTTAGAGGAAGAAAAGTATATGAATGGTTTATAGAAGGAGCAAAGGAAGGCTTGAAGGTTTGTTTAAACATATTTCCATATCTTTTAGCAATGATAGTTGCTGTTAATATTTTTAGAGAATCTAATTTATTAGATATGCTTAATAATTTAATATCTCCAATATCAGAGTTTATAGGTTTACCAAAGGAGGTTGTCCCACTTGTATTAGTAAAACCTTTATCAGGTAGTGGTGCAATGGGAATACTTACAGATATTTTAAAAACATATGGGCCAGATACTAATATAGGATTTATAGCATCAGTAATTATGGGAACAACAGAAACGATATTTTACACTATAACAGTTTATTTTGGAGCAGTACAGATTAGGAAAATAAGACATACTATATGGGCATCTTTATTTGCTGAAATAACAGCAATAATAGCAGCAATATTTTTAGTTGGAACGTTAATATTATAA
- a CDS encoding Na+/H+ antiporter NhaC family protein has protein sequence MKNNRNFRILFMTILMLVLSTSVVFASEVDAATTNASHYGILTLIPPLVAIILAFLTKNVVISLFIGILSGSFLIKLIDHSFFGALIQSFLDFVSRALNSLADPWNAGIILQVLVIGGVIHLVAKMGGAKAVAEALARKAKTAKSTQLVTLLLGLVVFFDDYANSLIVGPIMKPVADKMKISRERLAFIIDATAAPIAGLAIISTWIGLEVGLINDAFTNGIGQQVDAFGVFFQTIPYRFYNILIIFFVFVTSILLKDFGPMYKAEIEARRRDLHLVKKEVAADNNREIEDSELQPKEGIKLSVWNAIIPIGTLVVTALICFYFSGYSSIVGGEDVALQQLMSNSPLSFTAIQQAFSNADASVALFQSALIASIVTIIMGVAKKIFTLSEAIDTWVDGMKPLIITGVILILAWSLSSVIKELGTAKYLVSLLSGSLPYFLLPSLIFILGAVISFATGTAYGTMGILMPLAIPLAFSINPDMGYVIVSTSAVLTGAIFGDHCSPISDTTILSSMGSGCNHIAHVKTQMPYALFVAVITIVFGYIPAGFGLAWYIVLPISLLAIYIGVQILGKKPDSAVQE, from the coding sequence ATGAAAAACAACAGAAATTTTAGAATTTTATTTATGACTATATTGATGTTAGTATTATCAACATCTGTAGTTTTTGCATCAGAAGTTGATGCAGCAACAACTAATGCAAGTCATTATGGTATTTTAACATTGATACCACCATTAGTAGCTATAATATTAGCTTTCTTAACAAAGAACGTAGTAATATCACTATTTATAGGTATTTTATCAGGAAGTTTTCTTATTAAACTTATAGATCATTCATTTTTTGGTGCACTAATACAATCATTTTTAGATTTTGTATCAAGAGCTTTAAATTCATTAGCAGATCCTTGGAATGCAGGGATTATACTTCAAGTTTTAGTTATAGGAGGAGTTATTCATCTAGTAGCTAAAATGGGAGGAGCTAAAGCTGTAGCAGAAGCGTTAGCAAGAAAGGCAAAAACAGCTAAAAGTACTCAATTAGTAACGTTATTATTAGGACTTGTAGTATTTTTTGATGATTACGCAAACTCATTAATAGTTGGACCTATAATGAAGCCAGTAGCAGATAAAATGAAAATATCAAGAGAAAGATTAGCATTCATTATAGATGCTACAGCAGCACCAATAGCAGGGCTTGCAATTATATCTACATGGATAGGACTTGAAGTTGGTTTAATAAATGATGCTTTCACAAATGGTATTGGTCAACAAGTAGATGCTTTTGGAGTGTTTTTCCAAACTATTCCGTATAGATTCTACAACATATTAATAATATTCTTTGTATTTGTTACTTCAATATTATTAAAAGATTTTGGACCAATGTACAAAGCAGAAATAGAAGCTAGAAGAAGAGATTTACATTTAGTAAAAAAGGAAGTAGCAGCAGATAACAATAGAGAAATTGAGGATTCGGAATTACAACCTAAAGAAGGTATAAAATTAAGTGTTTGGAATGCGATAATACCAATAGGTACTCTAGTGGTTACAGCATTAATTTGCTTCTACTTTAGTGGATATTCATCAATAGTGGGTGGTGAAGATGTAGCACTTCAACAATTAATGAGCAATTCACCACTTTCATTTACAGCTATACAACAAGCTTTTAGTAATGCAGATGCATCTGTTGCATTATTCCAATCAGCATTAATTGCAAGTATAGTTACTATAATTATGGGTGTTGCAAAGAAGATATTTACTTTATCAGAAGCTATAGACACTTGGGTAGATGGAATGAAGCCATTAATTATAACAGGTGTAATATTAATACTTGCATGGTCATTAAGTTCAGTAATTAAAGAGTTAGGTACAGCAAAATACTTAGTATCATTATTATCAGGTTCATTACCATATTTCTTATTACCAAGTTTAATATTTATACTTGGAGCGGTAATATCCTTTGCTACAGGAACAGCATATGGAACAATGGGAATATTAATGCCATTAGCTATTCCGCTAGCATTTTCCATAAACCCAGATATGGGATATGTAATAGTAAGTACAAGTGCTGTATTAACAGGAGCGATATTTGGAGATCATTGCTCGCCAATATCAGATACAACAATTTTATCTTCTATGGGATCAGGTTGTAATCATATAGCTCATGTTAAAACTCAAATGCCATATGCCTTATTTGTTGCAGTAATTACTATAGTGTTTGGATATATACCAGCAGGATTTGGTTTAGCATGGTATATAGTATTACCAATATCTTTACTTGCGATTTATATTGGAGTTCAAATATTAGGTAAGAAGCCAGATAGTGCAGTACAAGAATAA
- a CDS encoding nucleoside recognition domain-containing protein: MINYIWFIMIFLGIIIGLFTGNGEGISKAIIGSVDSTVGLVIGLVGLMCFWCGVMKVAEKSGLTNKLARLLRPILKLLFKDAAKDEKALGAIVMNITANMMGLGNAATPFGIKAMQEMDRLNKDKGTASDDMVLFLVLNAACIQLVPSTVISIRAACGSANPGAIIVPAVLASTIAAIVGVICCKILQRYF; the protein is encoded by the coding sequence GTGATTAATTATATTTGGTTTATAATGATATTTTTAGGGATTATAATAGGTCTTTTTACTGGTAATGGAGAGGGAATATCTAAGGCTATAATAGGCTCTGTAGACTCTACAGTAGGACTTGTAATTGGATTAGTAGGACTTATGTGTTTTTGGTGTGGAGTTATGAAAGTAGCAGAAAAAAGCGGGCTTACTAATAAATTGGCACGGCTTTTAAGGCCTATATTAAAATTATTATTTAAAGATGCTGCTAAAGATGAAAAAGCATTAGGTGCTATTGTCATGAACATAACTGCAAATATGATGGGACTAGGAAATGCAGCAACACCATTTGGAATAAAAGCTATGCAAGAAATGGATAGATTAAATAAAGATAAAGGCACAGCATCTGATGATATGGTATTATTTCTAGTATTAAATGCAGCGTGTATTCAATTAGTGCCATCAACAGTAATATCTATTAGAGCAGCTTGTGGATCAGCAAACCCAGGAGCAATTATAGTTCCAGCAGTATTAGCAAGTACAATTGCAGCTATTGTTGGAGTTATATGTTGCAAAATATTGCAAAGATATTTTTAG
- a CDS encoding ACT domain-containing protein — translation MASEKYYIVSDKVLPEAFKKVIEVKELLFTGKAKDISDAVKQTGISRSTYYKYKDDIFPMSEGIHSKKITLVVLLSHEAGTLSKVLDCIAFNKGNILTINQDIPINMAANVTITLDISNMKKDLKHLVNVLRGLPNVVSVKLLAME, via the coding sequence ATGGCGAGTGAAAAATATTATATAGTAAGTGACAAAGTATTACCGGAAGCATTTAAGAAAGTAATAGAAGTTAAAGAATTATTATTTACAGGAAAAGCAAAAGATATTAGCGATGCAGTTAAGCAAACAGGTATAAGTAGAAGTACTTATTATAAATATAAAGATGACATTTTTCCTATGTCAGAAGGAATACATAGTAAAAAGATAACATTAGTAGTATTATTATCCCATGAAGCGGGAACTTTATCTAAAGTGTTAGATTGTATAGCTTTCAATAAGGGGAATATATTAACAATAAATCAAGATATACCTATTAATATGGCTGCGAATGTAACTATAACATTAGATATTTCTAATATGAAAAAAGATCTAAAGCATTTAGTAAATGTTCTAAGAGGACTCCCTAATGTTGTTAGCGTAAAACTTTTAGCTATGGAATAA
- a CDS encoding FUSC family protein produces the protein MKSLELPRIGSRNIKTAISVCICLILFKADPFYSAIASVICMQGTVENSVKSGINRLVGTLLGGFTGVVCLSLARHFHLEKIIPFITALGIVFVIYTCNLVKKPGSCSISCIVLIAIMIAPVTSNPLFYATRRTIETALGIIVAILVNKYINPPEIKVEDCKKIENNDSE, from the coding sequence ATGAAAAGTTTAGAATTACCACGAATTGGATCTAGAAATATAAAAACCGCTATATCAGTATGCATTTGCTTAATTCTTTTTAAAGCAGATCCTTTTTATTCAGCAATAGCATCTGTTATATGTATGCAAGGAACAGTTGAAAATTCGGTAAAGTCGGGGATAAATAGATTAGTAGGTACATTATTAGGTGGTTTTACTGGAGTAGTTTGCTTATCTTTAGCAAGGCATTTTCATCTTGAAAAAATAATTCCTTTTATTACTGCACTAGGTATTGTATTTGTAATATATACTTGTAACCTAGTAAAAAAACCTGGTTCTTGTAGTATATCTTGTATAGTTCTTATAGCTATAATGATAGCTCCTGTAACAAGCAATCCTTTATTTTATGCAACTAGGAGAACTATAGAAACTGCTTTAGGTATAATTGTAGCAATTCTAGTTAATAAATATATTAATCCTCCTGAAATAAAAGTTGAGGATTGCAAAAAAATTGAAAACAATGACTCTGAGTAG
- the hcp gene encoding hydroxylamine reductase, whose protein sequence is MDKKMFCFQCQEAAGCTGCTIKGVCGKTPELAGLQDLLIYVTKGLSEVLIRARMEGIEIVSEINHLVTMNLFTTITNANFDNDIFYNRIRTTLKEKDSLLSQLKNKESLNGAATWTAKTNKEFEVKSKTIGVLSTTNEDIRSLRELITYGLKGLSAYLKHANALGYDSEEISIFMQEALAKTMDDSITIDEYIALTLETGKVGVDGMALLDKANTETYGHPEATKVNIGVGKNPGILVSGHDLKDLEQLLEQTQGTGVDVYTHSEMLPAHYYPAFKKYSNFVGNYGNAWWKQKEEFESFNGPILMTTNCIVPPKDSYKERLFTTGASGYEGCTHINVDDNGKKDFTEIIEMAKKCNAPKEIETGEIIGGFAHNQVMAVADKVVEGVKSGAIKKFFVMAGCDGRAKSRDYYTDFAKALPKDTIILTAGCAKYKYNKLPLGDIAGIPRVLDAGQCNDSYSLALIALKLKEVFGLEDINELPIAFNIAWYEQKAVIVLLSLLYLGVKNIHLGPTLPAFLSPNVANVLIENFGIGGISNVEDDIKMFMEM, encoded by the coding sequence ATGGATAAAAAAATGTTTTGTTTTCAATGTCAAGAAGCTGCAGGATGTACAGGATGCACAATAAAAGGTGTGTGTGGAAAAACACCTGAACTAGCAGGATTACAAGATTTATTAATATATGTAACAAAAGGATTATCAGAAGTTTTGATAAGAGCAAGAATGGAAGGTATAGAAATTGTATCTGAAATTAATCATTTAGTTACAATGAATCTTTTTACAACAATAACAAATGCAAATTTTGATAATGATATATTTTATAATAGAATAAGAACGACTTTAAAAGAAAAAGATTCTTTATTATCTCAATTAAAAAATAAAGAAAGCTTAAATGGTGCAGCTACATGGACTGCAAAAACTAATAAAGAATTTGAAGTGAAATCAAAAACCATAGGGGTACTAAGTACTACAAATGAAGATATTAGAAGTTTAAGAGAGCTTATAACTTATGGATTAAAAGGATTATCAGCATATTTAAAACATGCAAATGCTTTAGGTTATGATTCAGAAGAAATATCAATATTTATGCAAGAAGCTTTAGCAAAAACAATGGATGATTCAATAACTATTGATGAGTATATAGCATTAACTTTAGAAACAGGAAAAGTTGGTGTAGATGGAATGGCTTTGTTAGATAAAGCTAATACAGAAACTTATGGTCATCCAGAAGCTACTAAAGTAAATATAGGAGTTGGAAAGAATCCTGGAATTTTAGTATCAGGGCATGATTTAAAAGATTTAGAACAACTACTAGAACAAACACAAGGCACAGGCGTAGATGTTTATACTCACTCAGAAATGCTACCAGCTCATTATTATCCTGCATTTAAAAAGTATTCAAATTTTGTAGGGAATTATGGTAATGCATGGTGGAAACAAAAAGAGGAATTTGAAAGCTTTAATGGACCTATATTAATGACAACTAATTGTATAGTTCCACCTAAAGATTCATATAAAGAAAGATTATTTACAACAGGTGCATCAGGATACGAGGGGTGTACTCATATAAATGTAGATGACAATGGCAAAAAAGATTTTACAGAAATAATAGAAATGGCTAAAAAGTGTAATGCTCCAAAAGAAATAGAAACAGGAGAAATAATAGGTGGATTTGCACATAATCAGGTTATGGCTGTAGCAGACAAAGTTGTAGAAGGTGTAAAAAGTGGTGCTATAAAGAAATTCTTTGTAATGGCAGGTTGTGATGGTAGAGCTAAATCAAGAGACTATTATACTGACTTTGCAAAGGCTTTACCTAAGGACACTATCATTTTAACAGCGGGATGTGCAAAATATAAATATAATAAATTACCTTTAGGAGATATAGCAGGAATTCCTAGAGTATTAGATGCTGGTCAATGTAATGATTCATATTCACTAGCATTAATAGCATTAAAGTTAAAAGAAGTATTTGGACTAGAGGATATAAATGAATTACCTATTGCATTTAATATTGCATGGTATGAACAAAAGGCAGTAATAGTATTGTTATCACTATTATACCTTGGAGTAAAAAATATTCATTTAGGACCAACTTTACCAGCATTTCTTTCACCTAATGTAGCAAATGTATTAATCGAGAACTTTGGAATAGGTGGAATAAGTAATGTAGAAGATGATATAAAGATGTTTATGGAAATGTAA